The window CAGTTGATACATGTTGTTTTTTCAGCTGGTGGGTTGAATGGAATATTACGAGTGGTAAATTTCGTTTCGTTTTTCACATTCTCTTCACAAGCATCATCCCCACACCATCCTGCAAGAATCCATCCTGGAATTTCTCCTTTTTCCGTTGAATCCGTAAGATGTTGCTTTAACTGCTCCAGAGAATCCACATTTGTATGGGAGTTTTCATCACGGAATGCACGAGCTTTTTCAAGTAAGCGTGTTTGCATTGTAGTTAGGGCACCTTCAATACATTCAACAGCCGTTGCTAGCTCCACGGAAACTTTTTCAGCTTCATCACGTACTTTGATCAGTGCTTGATTGTTTTCTAAATCACGAGGTCCTAATTCAATACGAACTGGTACACCTTTAAGCTCCCATTCATTGAATTTATAACCAGGAGATTGATCTGAATCATCAAGACGAACACGAATACCTTTTACTTTTAACGCTGCATAAAGCTCATCTAATTTTTCCATAATTGCTGGGTTCTTCTTCCAAGGACCGACTGGAATTAGCACTACTTGAGTTGGAGCAACACGTGGTGGTAATACAAGCCCTTGCTCATCACCATGTACCATAATAACCGAGCCGATTAATCGAGTAGACGTTCCCCAAGAGGTTGTATGCACATGCTGATGCTTGTTTTCTTTGTTCAAATATTTAATATCAAATGCTTCTGCAAATTTTGTTCCAAGATAATGTGAAGTACCAGCTTGAACAGCTTTCCCATCTTTCATCATTGCTTCGATTGAATATGTGTCTACAGCACCTGCAAAGCGTTCAGAAGGTGTTTTTTGACCATCGTAAACAGGGATGGCTAAAAGCTCCTCTACAACCTCTTTATAGATGTTAAGCATCTGCATTGTTTCGTGACGTGCCTCTTCTTCATCTACATGCGCTGTATGTCCTTCCTGCCATAAAAATTCAGAAGTACGGATAAATGGAAGAGTTTTCTTTTCCCAACGGAACACGTTTGCCCATTGGTTGATAAGAACTGGAAGATCACGGTAACTCTTAATCCAATCTGAATACAAATGACCAATCATCGTCTCTGATGTTGGACGTAACGCTAAACGTTCTTCCAATTTTTCACCAGCAGCTTCCGTTACCCATGGTAGCTCTGGAGCGAACCCTTCAATATGATCCTTTTCTTTTTGGAAGAAAGATTCAGGTATCAACATTGGGAAATAAGCATTTCGATGTCCTGTTTCTTTAAAACGTCTGTTCATTTCATCTTGAATATGCTCCCAAATTTCAAAGCCATCTGGTTTAAAAGCAATACACCCACGAACAGGCGTGTAATCCATTAAATCCGCCTTCTGAATTGTATCGATATACCATTTAGTAAAATCGTTTTGCTGTTGATTTGTCATCTAAATTCCTCCTATTTATATCAATTATGCCTCTGCGTTATTACGTCCAAATTTTGAATTGTGATTAGACCTGCGTGATACATGATACAGGTCAGGTAGCCGTTGTCGCATGAATGCGACGCACTTAGGTTAACACCCTTATCACCATTTCAAAATCTGTGACTTCTGCCGGAGGCATTAATTCGATTTAGCAGAGTCCAACACCTGCTGAATCGAATTAAAAAAGCACAAAGTCATCCTCGTAAAAGGACGTCTTTGTGCTGAATAGACGTGGTACCACCTTAGTTTAGCTTAAAATAATTTAAGCCCTCTAAACGTTTGATAACGAAAACGAATCGGTTATGTTTGCATAACATCTCCGTGATAGGTTTCAACAAGAAGTGGTGATATAGCTCTCAGCGTACGCTATACTTTCTGTTTCACAATTCTTATCTACTTGGTCACTTCGCAGATTGTATTACTAATAATATACCAAATAACCTACTTTAATACAATGTGGATTAATATACCTGAAATTTTCAATTTATATGTGGAGGAGCGGCAGTGGAATTTGAGATTAAAGGACTGTATTTTGCGATTCATCGTTAGGAAGTTGTTCATTCGCTATAGGTATTCACCCATATGGTTACCTTTGAGTATCTTATACATAAAATGCTATTTTGGTATGGAGGAATTAGTCTGGGATATTTTGTGAACGTGGAGCAAGGTGTAAATTTGTATGTAGAAGACATCAATCCAAGTGCAAGCAAGACAATTGTGTTTTTACATGGGTGGCCATTAAGCCATGAACAATTTGAATATCAGTATGATGTTTTACCATCAATGGGATACCGCTGTATTGGTATTGACTGGAGAGGATTTGGAAAGTCAGATAAACCTATGAGCGGCTATAATTACGACAGACTAGCAGATGATATTCATGCCGTAGTTAGAGCACTCCAACTAAGCAATTTCACACTAATTGGCCACTCCACTGGAGGAGCAATCGCTATACGCTATACTGCTCGTCATAATGGCTACGGAGTATCTAAACTAGTCCTAATAGATGCCGCGGCTCCCACTGGA is drawn from Psychrobacillus sp. INOP01 and contains these coding sequences:
- the proS gene encoding proline--tRNA ligase, with amino-acid sequence MTNQQQNDFTKWYIDTIQKADLMDYTPVRGCIAFKPDGFEIWEHIQDEMNRRFKETGHRNAYFPMLIPESFFQKEKDHIEGFAPELPWVTEAAGEKLEERLALRPTSETMIGHLYSDWIKSYRDLPVLINQWANVFRWEKKTLPFIRTSEFLWQEGHTAHVDEEEARHETMQMLNIYKEVVEELLAIPVYDGQKTPSERFAGAVDTYSIEAMMKDGKAVQAGTSHYLGTKFAEAFDIKYLNKENKHQHVHTTSWGTSTRLIGSVIMVHGDEQGLVLPPRVAPTQVVLIPVGPWKKNPAIMEKLDELYAALKVKGIRVRLDDSDQSPGYKFNEWELKGVPVRIELGPRDLENNQALIKVRDEAEKVSVELATAVECIEGALTTMQTRLLEKARAFRDENSHTNVDSLEQLKQHLTDSTEKGEIPGWILAGWCGDDACEENVKNETKFTTRNIPFNPPAEKTTCINCGKDSKHTVWFGRAY